Proteins from one Longimicrobium sp. genomic window:
- a CDS encoding sugar transferase: protein DMERFEARHFERLAVTPGITGPWQVSGRNLVTDFDEVLRMERSYIAEWSLWLDVRIMLRTMVVVLRGEGAY from the coding sequence GGACATGGAGCGCTTCGAGGCGCGGCACTTCGAGCGGCTGGCGGTGACGCCGGGGATCACGGGGCCGTGGCAGGTGAGCGGGCGCAACCTGGTGACGGACTTCGACGAGGTGCTGCGCATGGAGCGCAGCTACATCGCGGAATGGTCGCTCTGGCTGGACGTGCGCATTATGCTGCGCACCATGGTGGTGGTGCTGCGCGGGGAAGGGGCGTACTGA